A genomic stretch from Leptotrichia sp. HSP-536 includes:
- the dapA gene encoding 4-hydroxy-tetrahydrodipicolinate synthase gives MKFEGSYVALITPFKNNGMELDEDKLRELVNYHIENGTSGIVPCGTTGEAPTLTFAEHEKVIKIVVEEVRGRIQVVAGAGSNSTTRAIELTKYAKELGADAALSTCPYYNKPSQRGLYEHYKTIAQEAKFPIMLYNVPGRTGTNIEAETIAKLAELPEIVAVKEATGSLEQMIRIQDLCGDKIEILSGEDHLILPMLSIGAKGVVSVVANIMPQEMSDLISSFLNKNFDKAFELHTKLYDVSRNMFVEGNPVTVKAAMKILGKMDNDIVRLPLVAAEADTYGKLTKVFKEKGIL, from the coding sequence ATGAAATTTGAAGGTTCATATGTAGCGTTAATTACGCCATTTAAAAACAATGGGATGGAATTGGATGAGGATAAATTAAGAGAATTGGTAAATTACCACATTGAAAACGGAACATCTGGAATCGTACCTTGTGGAACGACTGGAGAAGCTCCAACTTTAACATTTGCAGAACATGAAAAAGTGATAAAAATTGTTGTGGAGGAAGTAAGGGGACGAATACAAGTAGTCGCTGGAGCAGGATCAAATAGCACAACAAGAGCAATAGAACTTACAAAATATGCAAAAGAACTAGGAGCAGATGCAGCACTAAGCACTTGCCCATATTACAACAAACCTAGCCAAAGAGGGCTTTACGAACATTATAAAACAATTGCACAAGAAGCAAAATTTCCTATAATGCTTTACAACGTGCCGGGAAGAACAGGAACAAACATTGAAGCGGAAACAATTGCAAAATTGGCTGAACTGCCTGAAATTGTAGCTGTAAAGGAAGCAACAGGAAGCCTTGAACAAATGATAAGAATTCAAGATTTATGCGGAGATAAAATCGAAATCTTGTCAGGAGAAGATCATCTAATTCTGCCAATGCTGTCAATTGGAGCAAAAGGAGTCGTTTCAGTAGTTGCTAACATAATGCCACAGGAAATGAGCGACTTAATCAGTTCATTCTTAAACAAGAACTTTGACAAGGCATTTGAACTGCATACAAAATTATACGATGTGAGCAGAAATATGTTTGTGGAAGGAAATCCTGTAACTGTGAAAGCAGCTATGAAGATACTTGGAAAAATGGATAATGACATAGTGAGATTGCCATTAGTAGCGGCTGAGGCAGATACTTATGGTAAGTTGACAAAGGTATTTAAAGAAAAAGGAATCTTATAA
- a CDS encoding MATE family efflux transporter, with product MLFKVQSNEERRKMILNGKVINTLLFLSVPTLLVGIIQALIPLSDSLFLNRLTSVEVASSVTFSQPVLNIMIALSQGLGVATLVMLGRLYGKGRMLALKETMLQIFVFSFIIGLFLIPVCVFSAFIISKYTTSEIRDNVYIYISLYSLIMPFVFLAAIYNSSKNAIGRPEITFIRIFLLLILKIIFNSIFLYALKMGITGAVMASLFSYIIVTIWMFYDLFLKNGDIKLNLRSYSVKLPIIKRLLKIGLPSMLNYAFLYLGFFLINKEMEKFGAIALNAQGIASNINAICFILPSSIGTTVSSMISINMGVGNIKKSKEVFNVGWLTGVTISVLTICLILPISSTLVLTFTKVPKVIEIADKALNIYTYSVIGFSIFMISQGVFIALGRTKVPLVMSILRIWLLRYIFILVTQKYLGLYSIFWGNLFSNTLAGIIFFILVKIINWKKGTKNLNKH from the coding sequence ATGTTGTTTAAAGTTCAATCCAACGAAGAGCGACGTAAAATGATTTTAAATGGAAAAGTTATAAATACTTTGCTTTTTTTATCTGTTCCAACATTGCTGGTTGGAATTATTCAGGCACTTATCCCGCTTTCTGACAGTTTATTCCTGAATAGGCTGACAAGTGTGGAAGTTGCCAGTTCTGTTACGTTTAGCCAGCCTGTACTGAATATTATGATTGCATTGTCGCAAGGGCTGGGTGTGGCTACTCTTGTCATGTTGGGACGGCTTTATGGAAAAGGGCGAATGCTGGCGTTAAAGGAAACTATGCTGCAGATTTTTGTGTTTAGCTTTATCATTGGTCTTTTTCTTATTCCAGTATGTGTATTTTCAGCTTTTATAATTTCCAAATATACAACTTCTGAAATTCGTGATAATGTTTACATTTATATTTCACTTTATTCGCTTATAATGCCTTTTGTATTCTTAGCCGCTATTTATAATTCTTCTAAAAATGCGATTGGAAGACCTGAAATTACGTTTATTAGAATTTTTTTATTGTTAATTTTGAAAATAATTTTTAATTCAATTTTTTTATATGCTTTAAAAATGGGAATCACAGGTGCTGTAATGGCTTCACTTTTTTCATACATAATTGTTACGATTTGGATGTTTTATGATTTATTTTTAAAAAATGGAGATATAAAACTTAATTTACGAAGTTATTCAGTAAAATTGCCAATTATTAAACGACTTCTAAAAATTGGGCTTCCTTCAATGTTAAACTATGCTTTCCTATATCTTGGATTCTTTCTCATAAACAAGGAAATGGAAAAATTTGGAGCAATTGCTCTTAATGCACAGGGAATCGCTTCCAATATCAATGCAATCTGCTTTATTCTCCCGTCTTCAATCGGAACCACAGTTTCATCAATGATTAGCATAAATATGGGAGTTGGGAATATAAAAAAATCAAAGGAAGTATTCAATGTTGGATGGCTTACTGGAGTTACCATTTCAGTTTTAACAATTTGCCTAATTTTGCCAATTTCATCTACACTCGTGCTAACTTTTACAAAAGTTCCCAAAGTAATTGAAATTGCTGATAAAGCCCTAAATATTTATACGTATTCCGTAATCGGATTTAGTATTTTTATGATATCCCAAGGAGTTTTTATTGCACTTGGAAGAACAAAAGTTCCTTTAGTTATGTCCATTTTAAGAATATGGCTATTGCGGTACATTTTTATTCTAGTTACTCAAAAATATTTGGGACTTTACTCTATTTTCTGGGGAAATCTATTTTCAAATACATTGGCAGGAATAATATTTTTTATTTTGGTTAAAATTATTAACTGGAAAAAAGGAACAAAAAATTTAAATAAGCATTAA
- the dapF gene encoding diaminopimelate epimerase — protein MLKFEKYQGAGNDFVIVAEKDLIEKGIPEYGEFASQICDRHYGVGADGLIILKYVASMPFMFFFNADGSQAPMCGNGIRCFSNYLVNNHLVEGNEFVVKTVPGDLTIKVNYDEEKDDFSARVNMGKPVFNVKELINTEKEQFLREKINIDGKEIEISYIFMGTDHSVIFVNDFNDYDINEFGKKIENYTDLFPKKVNVNFVKVYNREHMEVITWERGAGRTLACGTGATASAVLAKTFGFVDTKVNVKVPGGQLVIEYEGGENDAFMTGPSEKIAEGLYKYQR, from the coding sequence ATGTTAAAATTTGAGAAGTATCAGGGTGCAGGAAATGATTTTGTTATTGTTGCAGAAAAGGACTTGATTGAAAAGGGGATACCCGAATATGGGGAATTTGCAAGTCAGATTTGCGATAGACATTATGGAGTAGGTGCGGATGGGCTGATTATTTTGAAATATGTGGCAAGCATGCCATTTATGTTTTTCTTTAATGCAGATGGAAGTCAGGCACCAATGTGTGGAAATGGGATAAGATGTTTTTCTAACTATCTTGTAAATAATCATTTGGTCGAAGGTAATGAATTTGTTGTAAAAACAGTTCCTGGGGATTTGACGATAAAAGTGAATTATGATGAGGAAAAAGATGATTTTTCGGCTAGAGTAAATATGGGAAAACCTGTTTTTAATGTAAAAGAACTGATAAATACTGAAAAAGAGCAGTTTTTAAGAGAAAAAATCAACATTGACGGAAAAGAAATTGAGATTTCGTATATTTTTATGGGAACAGATCATTCTGTAATATTTGTAAATGATTTTAATGATTACGATATTAATGAATTTGGTAAAAAAATTGAGAATTATACTGACTTGTTTCCGAAAAAAGTCAATGTGAACTTTGTGAAAGTGTACAACAGGGAACATATGGAAGTAATTACTTGGGAACGTGGGGCAGGAAGAACATTGGCTTGTGGGACAGGTGCAACTGCTTCGGCAGTACTAGCAAAAACTTTTGGATTTGTTGATACAAAAGTGAACGTAAAAGTTCCAGGTGGACAGCTTGTTATTGAGTATGAAGGTGGAGAAAATGATGCCTTTATGACAGGGCCTAGTGAAAAAATTGCTGAGGGATTGTATAAATATCAAAGATAA
- a CDS encoding YARHG domain-containing protein yields the protein MKEIKGFLLFCLMFLIGLNLLANDLHFESSGGHIVPMNMSNISIKSEKLHFKLQRVKGEYEAETEMVVTVRFVFNSPDAGEKYIGFITPEGGAYKWDEVEYFKDFKTIVNGKRVDTVSYRLTDLIPKDVKQLEEVKKYFKEYDKEKMMETFKYYKKSNVYYFKADFKKGENIVEHSYRYNKFVDDKCVDFDYVWTTISKWKDQKVDDFEVIVEPGSTFIEMPVMKMKNGKEIKWELAGEGNMDYGYKIYSYEDGKEDKDKYLYAKLKKGYLHFRTKDFKPESEFYLTAITSLDENHIFPEKTEKGFKLRDNFSDAGVTGTNLEYHLEHDLKNITDDELRIIRNYPFALAGYDFSDKKLKDYFSQFLWYIPIGKNVTLEKDEYEWIKKADNIINSRKK from the coding sequence ATGAAAGAAATTAAAGGATTTTTACTATTTTGCCTAATGTTTCTTATTGGATTGAATTTATTGGCAAATGATTTGCACTTTGAATCGAGTGGAGGGCATATAGTTCCGATGAACATGTCCAATATCTCGATAAAAAGTGAGAAACTTCATTTTAAACTGCAAAGAGTGAAGGGGGAGTATGAAGCGGAAACTGAAATGGTAGTAACTGTAAGATTTGTATTTAACAGCCCAGATGCAGGAGAAAAATATATAGGATTCATTACTCCTGAAGGAGGAGCCTATAAATGGGATGAAGTAGAGTATTTTAAAGATTTTAAGACAATTGTAAATGGAAAGAGAGTGGATACGGTTTCATACAGATTAACAGACCTTATTCCAAAAGATGTGAAACAGCTGGAAGAAGTGAAAAAATATTTTAAGGAATATGACAAGGAAAAAATGATGGAGACATTCAAATATTATAAGAAAAGCAACGTATACTACTTTAAAGCAGATTTTAAGAAGGGTGAAAATATAGTTGAACATAGTTACCGTTATAATAAATTTGTCGATGACAAATGTGTAGATTTTGATTATGTATGGACAACTATTTCAAAGTGGAAGGATCAGAAAGTAGATGATTTTGAAGTAATCGTTGAGCCGGGAAGTACGTTCATTGAAATGCCTGTTATGAAAATGAAAAATGGAAAAGAGATAAAATGGGAACTTGCCGGAGAAGGGAATATGGATTATGGATACAAAATTTATTCTTATGAAGATGGTAAAGAAGATAAAGATAAATATCTGTATGCAAAACTGAAAAAAGGTTATTTACATTTCAGAACAAAAGACTTTAAACCTGAAAGTGAATTTTACTTGACAGCGATAACAAGTCTAGATGAAAATCACATTTTTCCTGAAAAAACTGAAAAAGGATTTAAACTTAGAGATAATTTTTCGGATGCAGGAGTTACAGGAACTAATTTAGAATATCATTTAGAACACGATTTAAAAAACATTACAGATGATGAATTAAGAATAATAAGAAATTATCCTTTTGCATTGGCAGGTTATGATTTTTCTGATAAAAAATTGAAAGATTATTTTTCACAATTTTTATGGTATATACCTATCGGAAAAAACGTAACATTGGAAAAAGATGAATACGAATGGATAAAAAAAGCTGATAATATTATAAACAGCAGAAAAAAATAA
- a CDS encoding YARHG domain-containing protein — protein MIVMKRIKVFLLFCLMFIFGTNVLGNDYEFGSEGGHIVPMNMSNIAIKNEKLHFKLEKVKREYGTANEMIVTVRFVFDSPDAGEKYIGFITPEGGNEEWDETNHFKNFKTFVNGKNVNTVAYRLTDFIPKDVGELEEVKKYFKEYDEEKAKHEAEYYKKSYVYYFKANFKKGENVVEHSYQYDGSGGVGYSDFNYVWTTISKWKNQKVDNFEVVIEPGNTLIAIPEIKMKNGKEISWKLVGEGNIDYGYKNYYDRDGQYKILYAKLKNGYLHFKTENFSPEDEFRLIEIAYLNGNHSFPEKTEKGFKYKDDLTQAAYSAEYLKADELKQLTNDDLKIMRNYPYAVEGYDFSDKKLKNYFSQFLWYIPTGKNVELENYEYDIVKAVDKIIKSRKK, from the coding sequence ATGATAGTTATGAAACGAATTAAGGTATTTTTATTATTTTGTTTAATGTTTATTTTTGGTACAAATGTGCTAGGAAATGATTATGAATTTGGCTCAGAAGGGGGACATATAGTTCCGATGAATATGTCTAATATTGCGATAAAAAATGAAAAACTTCATTTTAAGCTGGAAAAAGTGAAGAGAGAGTACGGAACAGCGAATGAAATGATAGTGACTGTAAGATTTGTATTTGACAGTCCTGATGCAGGGGAAAAATATATAGGATTTATTACTCCAGAAGGTGGGAACGAAGAATGGGATGAAACAAATCATTTTAAAAATTTTAAAACTTTTGTAAATGGAAAAAATGTAAATACGGTGGCGTATAGATTGACGGATTTTATTCCAAAGGATGTAGGTGAGCTTGAAGAAGTGAAAAAATATTTTAAGGAATATGACGAGGAAAAAGCGAAACATGAAGCTGAATACTATAAAAAAAGTTATGTCTATTATTTTAAAGCAAATTTTAAGAAAGGCGAAAATGTAGTTGAACATAGTTATCAGTATGATGGAAGTGGCGGAGTCGGATATAGTGACTTTAATTATGTATGGACAACTATCTCGAAATGGAAGAACCAGAAAGTGGATAATTTTGAAGTAGTTATCGAACCAGGAAATACCTTGATTGCAATACCTGAGATAAAGATGAAGAATGGAAAAGAAATAAGTTGGAAATTAGTTGGAGAAGGGAATATTGATTATGGATACAAAAATTATTATGATAGAGATGGGCAATATAAAATTCTTTATGCAAAATTAAAAAATGGATATTTACATTTCAAGACAGAGAATTTTAGTCCTGAAGATGAATTTAGGTTAATAGAAATAGCATATCTAAACGGTAACCATTCTTTTCCTGAAAAAACTGAAAAAGGCTTTAAATATAAAGATGATTTAACGCAAGCAGCCTATAGTGCAGAATACTTGAAAGCGGATGAATTAAAGCAACTTACTAATGATGATTTGAAGATAATGAGAAATTATCCATATGCAGTGGAAGGTTATGACTTTTCTGATAAAAAATTAAAGAATTATTTTTCACAATTTTTGTGGTATATTCCGACTGGGAAAAATGTGGAATTGGAGAATTATGAGTATGATATTGTTAAAGCCGTTGATAAAATTATAAAAAGCAGGAAAAAATAA
- a CDS encoding DUF262 domain-containing protein, with protein MKKEEIDKHSKVYQNYEFFMQLIKDSKIPIDTLLDTFYRIEIADIDLDVKDDLETVQRIFEKINSTGKPLTKGDLIRNFLLLTKNLQEQEELYKNYWLKIEKRLLSENISIFAKDYLVMKIFEDVNDSEVYKKFKQVFGEDSETKEKILKEMTKYSEYYSWILEPNTLLSTQNRKKEKLIEEIKYIGAIDFRSLLMLLLEKMYDEKNIIELEKILKLLRDFLLRYRVVKVSRGGGGLTGVVTDLIKKISTNEIECNYENIYFELSNSKNPSGKFPRDDEFKQALQESVDETYAKLVLSIIEKNEKPNDIPIDVSKITIEHIMPKKLSSYWEKDLGDDAVSIHEKFLKSIGNQVPLSKKWNSSLSNKVFIEKRKKYFEQQFSITREIFDFEKWDEEELVKRNTNISERACKYIIGPLKRSTDYSLDDEEIITFENKIEDVKNKKIQAILYNDKEYNIENWKNLCYKIAEILYENTKDEFKTVSAFKKPLIVNASEKENLKNAKQIKDSKFYCETDIKLSKDSFKYAKIIMKHFNQEDKFRIIVENEDDK; from the coding sequence ATGAAAAAAGAAGAAATAGACAAACATAGTAAGGTTTATCAAAATTATGAATTTTTTATGCAATTAATTAAAGATTCTAAAATTCCAATTGATACTTTATTGGATACTTTTTATAGAATAGAGATAGCAGATATAGATTTAGATGTAAAAGATGATTTAGAAACTGTTCAAAGAATATTTGAAAAAATAAATTCAACAGGAAAACCTTTAACAAAAGGAGACTTGATTAGAAATTTTTTGTTATTAACAAAGAATTTGCAAGAACAAGAAGAATTATATAAAAATTATTGGCTAAAAATAGAAAAAAGATTACTTTCTGAAAATATTTCTATTTTTGCAAAAGATTATTTAGTAATGAAAATATTTGAAGATGTCAATGATAGTGAGGTTTATAAAAAATTTAAACAAGTCTTTGGGGAAGATAGCGAAACTAAGGAGAAAATTTTAAAGGAGATGACTAAATACTCTGAATATTATAGTTGGATATTAGAACCAAATACACTCTTGAGTACTCAAAATAGAAAAAAAGAAAAATTAATAGAAGAAATAAAGTACATTGGAGCGATAGATTTTAGATCTTTACTTATGTTATTATTAGAAAAAATGTATGATGAAAAAAATATTATTGAATTAGAAAAAATATTAAAATTATTAAGAGATTTTTTATTAAGATATAGAGTTGTTAAAGTTTCTAGAGGAGGAGGAGGATTAACAGGGGTAGTTACTGATTTAATAAAAAAAATATCAACAAATGAAATAGAATGTAATTATGAAAATATATATTTTGAATTATCTAATAGTAAAAATCCAAGTGGAAAATTTCCGAGAGATGATGAATTTAAGCAGGCACTTCAAGAAAGTGTAGATGAAACTTATGCTAAATTAGTTTTATCAATAATCGAAAAAAATGAAAAACCTAATGATATACCAATTGATGTTTCAAAAATTACCATAGAGCATATAATGCCTAAAAAATTAAGTTCTTATTGGGAAAAAGATTTAGGTGATGATGCGGTAAGTATTCACGAAAAATTTTTAAAAAGTATTGGAAATCAAGTACCACTCTCTAAAAAATGGAATTCTTCACTTTCAAATAAAGTATTTATTGAGAAAAGAAAAAAATATTTTGAGCAACAATTTAGTATCACAAGAGAAATTTTTGATTTTGAAAAATGGGATGAAGAAGAGTTAGTAAAACGAAACACTAATATTTCAGAAAGAGCTTGTAAATATATAATAGGTCCTTTAAAAAGAAGCACAGATTATTCTTTAGACGATGAAGAAATTATAACTTTTGAAAATAAAATTGAAGATGTAAAGAATAAAAAAATTCAAGCAATATTATATAATGACAAAGAATATAATATTGAAAATTGGAAAAATTTGTGTTATAAAATCGCAGAAATATTATATGAAAATACAAAAGATGAATTTAAAACAGTATCTGCTTTCAAAAAACCGTTAATTGTGAATGCGAGTGAAAAAGAGAATTTAAAAAATGCTAAACAAATAAAAGATTCTAAATTTTATTGTGAAACAGACATAAAACTTTCTAAAGATAGCTTTAAATATGCTAAAATAATTATGAAACATTTTAATCAAGAAGATAAATTTAGAATAATTGTAGAAAATGAAGATGATAAATAG
- a CDS encoding aspartate kinase, translated as MIIVHKYGGTSVATTEKIMNIAKYLGSVKDAGNDVVVVVSAMGKTTDALIKLAREITDKPDSREMDRLMSTGEQQTIALLSIALQTLGYEAISLTGAQAGIRTSGHYMKNKIDGINGKEIKEHLSEGKIVVVAGFQGINEAGDVTTLGRGGSDTSAVALAAALGGRCEIYTDVDGIYTIDPRIYKKAKKLPVISYDEMMELAFLGAGVMEPRAVELGSKYGVEIYVGKSLGEKNGTIITSVEKVKENKEMEEKVITGVSINENMVMVNVEEITTNAQNIYEIFEKAEANGINIDMISQNDVTSHHGSFAFTCPKTDIAALEKIGKEIESEFPQTSFIINPYITKVSIVGIGLISNIGVAAKMFKTLAENDISFHQISTSEISISLVVDEVMGKRIAEMFAKAFDL; from the coding sequence GTGATTATCGTGCATAAATATGGCGGAACTTCGGTTGCTACAACGGAGAAAATAATGAATATTGCAAAATATCTGGGAAGCGTGAAGGATGCTGGAAATGATGTGGTTGTTGTGGTTTCTGCAATGGGAAAAACCACAGATGCTTTGATTAAATTAGCAAGAGAGATTACAGATAAACCTGATTCTCGGGAAATGGACAGGCTTATGTCGACTGGAGAACAGCAAACGATTGCTCTTTTGAGTATTGCCTTACAAACGTTAGGATACGAAGCTATTTCGCTTACAGGGGCTCAAGCTGGGATTAGAACTAGCGGACATTATATGAAAAATAAAATTGACGGTATAAATGGAAAAGAGATAAAAGAACATTTATCTGAAGGGAAAATTGTGGTTGTAGCTGGATTTCAGGGAATCAATGAAGCAGGAGATGTAACAACGTTAGGACGTGGAGGTTCGGATACATCTGCAGTTGCACTGGCGGCAGCACTCGGTGGAAGATGTGAAATTTATACAGATGTTGACGGAATTTATACAATTGATCCTAGAATTTATAAAAAAGCAAAAAAATTACCTGTAATTTCTTATGATGAAATGATGGAGCTGGCTTTTCTGGGAGCTGGGGTAATGGAGCCAAGAGCTGTTGAGCTGGGAAGTAAATATGGTGTAGAAATTTATGTTGGAAAATCGCTTGGAGAAAAAAATGGAACAATAATAACATCAGTAGAAAAAGTAAAGGAGAATAAGGAAATGGAAGAAAAAGTCATAACAGGAGTATCAATCAATGAAAATATGGTAATGGTAAATGTAGAAGAAATTACAACAAATGCACAAAATATTTATGAAATTTTTGAAAAAGCTGAAGCAAACGGAATAAACATTGATATGATAAGCCAAAATGATGTAACTAGCCATCACGGAAGTTTTGCTTTTACTTGTCCAAAAACAGATATAGCAGCACTTGAAAAAATTGGAAAGGAAATAGAATCAGAATTTCCACAAACTTCATTTATAATTAACCCATATATTACAAAAGTTTCAATTGTAGGAATTGGATTAATAAGCAATATTGGAGTAGCTGCCAAAATGTTCAAAACTTTAGCAGAAAATGACATAAGTTTTCATCAGATTTCTACATCTGAAATCAGCATTTCATTAGTTGTAGACGAAGTTATGGGAAAAAGAATTGCAGAAATGTTTGCTAAAGCGTTTGATTTATAA
- the lysA gene encoding diaminopimelate decarboxylase, translating to MKLFGTSKVNEKGNLSIGGVDTAELVKEFKTPLYVMDQELIETTIDKMKEAFQSNRFDTQIAYAGKAFLSMGMLKLVDAKELDLDVVSGGELYTAYKAGFPMDRVHLHGNNKTMEELEMAIEFGIKEIVIDNEDEIDKIEKICREKGKKQAVLVRIDPGIEAHTHHYIKTSGLTSKFGISLFQDNLFDIIKRLNDNEWIEFKGFHTHIGSQIFQSAFFIFALDEIFKYLDKLKKELGIVVHTVNMGGGFGVYYKEGDDPKPIEEVLSEIITYTEAMEIKYQIGFKELCIEPGRSIVGNAGTTLYEVGGIKETVGGKTYVFIDGGMSDNIRTALYQAEYEAGVVNKLSDTDVRDITLAGKLCESGDIIIEKGKLPKSTEIGDIVAVTTTGAYCYTMSSNYNRMMRPAVVFVKDGKAKVAVKRETLDDLIRNDEIFEL from the coding sequence ATGAAATTATTTGGAACATCAAAAGTTAACGAAAAAGGGAATTTATCAATAGGGGGAGTGGATACAGCTGAACTGGTAAAAGAGTTTAAAACGCCACTTTATGTAATGGATCAGGAACTTATTGAAACGACTATTGATAAAATGAAAGAAGCATTTCAATCAAACAGGTTTGATACACAGATTGCTTATGCGGGAAAAGCGTTTTTGTCAATGGGGATGTTAAAGTTAGTTGATGCTAAGGAACTTGATTTGGATGTAGTTTCTGGCGGGGAGCTTTATACTGCTTATAAAGCGGGATTTCCAATGGACAGAGTGCATTTGCACGGGAATAATAAGACTATGGAAGAGCTGGAAATGGCAATTGAATTTGGAATAAAGGAGATTGTTATTGATAATGAGGATGAAATTGATAAAATTGAGAAAATTTGCCGTGAAAAAGGGAAAAAGCAGGCTGTACTTGTGAGAATTGATCCAGGAATAGAGGCACATACACATCATTATATCAAGACTTCTGGACTTACTTCAAAATTTGGGATTTCATTGTTTCAGGATAATCTGTTTGACATAATTAAAAGATTGAACGATAATGAATGGATTGAGTTTAAAGGATTTCATACACATATTGGTTCACAAATTTTTCAATCAGCATTCTTTATATTCGCTTTGGATGAGATTTTTAAATATTTGGATAAATTGAAAAAAGAATTGGGAATAGTAGTTCACACAGTAAATATGGGTGGAGGATTTGGAGTTTACTATAAGGAAGGTGATGATCCAAAACCGATAGAGGAAGTTCTGAGCGAAATAATAACGTATACAGAAGCAATGGAAATTAAGTATCAGATTGGATTTAAGGAACTTTGTATTGAGCCGGGAAGAAGCATTGTCGGAAATGCGGGAACGACTTTGTATGAAGTTGGAGGAATTAAGGAAACAGTTGGCGGAAAAACGTATGTATTTATAGATGGAGGAATGTCGGATAATATAAGAACGGCACTTTATCAAGCTGAATATGAGGCTGGAGTTGTAAACAAACTTAGCGATACAGATGTGAGAGATATAACTTTGGCAGGAAAACTGTGTGAATCTGGGGATATTATCATCGAAAAAGGTAAATTGCCAAAATCAACAGAAATAGGAGATATTGTCGCAGTAACAACAACAGGGGCATATTGCTACACAATGTCAAGCAACTATAACAGAATGATGCGTCCAGCAGTTGTATTTGTAAAGGATGGAAAAGCAAAAGTTGCTGTAAAAAGGGAAACATTGGATGATTTGATTAGAAATGATGAAATTTTTGAATTATAA